Sequence from the Arvicola amphibius chromosome 3, mArvAmp1.2, whole genome shotgun sequence genome:
GAATATAACTTCAGAACCGTGGTTTTCAGTCCCTACTACATTGGAACCAGCTGGGGAgtcttaattaataaaataatacctTTGTATTCACTTGGCCTGCTAGAGGTGAGACTTTGTTGTCTGTAGTTAGTAGCTCTTTGCCAATGGTCAAATCCATCACATGTTAAGAAAATGGTCTAGAGCTTTGTAAAGCATAATTTAAACAGGTTATAGATCAGAAGGGCCAGCATAGggccagcaagacggctcagcaggttaaATAGCTTGCCACCAAGCGTGACAGCCTGATTTCAAAGCCAGTTGAGCTATTTCTTCAGATTCATGCATTGTTACATTAATTCATGGAAGCAGAAATGTTAAGTATGTGTATTTCCTTGACCAGGTGCCAGTTTGTTTTGTTCCTATCTGGTGCTTTCATGCTGTACAGTAGAGGAGCATTGCATGCTTGGCATTgctgaagaaaataaggaaatgtggCTGTATACATTATTTCTTCTGTATATGTCAGAGTACGGGATAGTATTTAGACATTACGCACTTAGTATTTGGGTTCTCTAGGTTTGGGTGACTCGGAATACACATACTTCTGCAACGGAGGGAAAGTGATCGACAAACGACTACAGGAGCTTGGAGCCCAGCATTTCTATGACACTGGACATGCCGATGACTGTGTAGGGTAAGAACAGTGCACGTCTGTTTCCAGTACACTTTCACATGGTGGAAGTTGGTGAGCTTATAGATGTTTGGCTTGGGTTAGCACTGACGGTCATCTGAGAGCCTCATTATATCTCATTTTACTGGAACTCAGGAAGGTCAGATGAGTGGAGCCTGATTGgcctgcctccacccccagtaTCTGTTAGTGGAAAGAGGGAAGCGTCCGGCAGGTTACATGTGTCTCAGAGTATGGAAGTATTTATAAGAGTGAGCGTTTTTCTGGCAACGTTGGTATTGCCTGCATGTCTTTTCTTTGCCCTGCTCCCAGGGGCCCTGTTAGCATCTCCTCCAGCGGAAGGAGCCCTCAGGCCGAGCATCACTGACTACAGCACTTGAGCCTGTGCACAGCCGTCCAAGTCCACCTGACGTGCGTCTGTCCAGGCCTACAGCACTGGTCTTTCCACAGTCGGCTGTCCGACCTTTCTCTGTCGCTATTGTAGCCAGATGAGAGTACacatttttgggttttgttttgttttgtttttaattctgtaaaAACACTGAATGGATTTCCAGTCAGCGTGTCAGTAAATGACCTTCTGTAGAAATAATGACGTCATCGATGTCCCGCTCTTCGCAGTGCTCCTTTTCTGGGTGTGCAGGGACTTCTCGCGTTCCCCCTCATCCTGCTCCTTTTCTGGGTGTGCAGGGACTTCTTGCGTTCCCCCTCATCCTGCACGGTGCCCTGGTCTCCCGTGAGTGCCTTCAGCTGCAGTGCTAGGAAGGGTCCTGTCTCATGCACGGTTCCCGCACAGTGACAACCTTCCATCATTTTCCACATTACTTGCTCGTCCTGCGGCTTTATTTTGAGCTGTCTTTTTGTGAGCTTGGTACTCTGCCGAGTGGACAGGCCACTTGTTATTTCACCGTTGTGCTCAAATGCACAACTTAGGCCTTTGGTTTCTTCCCCTGTGTCACATACAGTTTAGAGCTCGTGGTTGAGCCGTGGATTGCCGGACTCTGGGCTGCCCTCACAACGCTCTTTAAGACGCTCAGAGAAcaagaggagatgagggaggcaCCCCCACGTCCAGCAGACGCCCCCTCGGACACTGCCGTGGGGCCGCAGCTGCTCCACGTCCAGTCGCAAGTCGAATGTCTGAGGTTAGAGGATGCGGACAAAAGGGACCCTGAGGTTTGGGGACAAATGAAACAAACGGAGTCAGACAAGTGCTTTGATCGAAGACTTTGAGTCCTCGCTCGTCTGCTCAGTTCCCCCACTCTCACAAGCCTCTCTGAGTATTCCAGCTTTGCCCCCTGAGTATTTGGAGGTGCATCTTCAGGAGTCGCCTGGCCAGGTGAGAGATTTACTTTACGATGCCACTCACTGTGAGTTCTTGCTTAGTGCTTGTTTGTGACATCAGGACAGGGGTCCGAGACTCGCGGACCGGGTGCAGCGTCTCCGGCTATAACAACAGTTCTGCAGCGGCCATGCCATTGTGCCATGTGCCGTCTGTAGCTGCTTCTGTGAGAAGTGCTCACCAGAGGCCTGCAGAGAAGACCCTTCCAGCAAAGCTAGGCCCCTCTCTGTCACAAGGGGCTTGATGTTGCAGAAGTCTTATTTCCATCCCTGACGTAGCCTTGCATGGCGCCTCTCTTGCTCTGTCTTCGCTTTCAGTGGCTGAGTCCTCGGCCTGCTCACGTCCTCTCTCGGGAGCTCTGAGTTCGTCTGGCCCTGCAGGACAGAACCTCAGCACCCCTTCTCGTCCATACCCCCCAGCTTTTGTTGTTGGGCTCCCCGACTCTGCGTTTGCATTGCTGTCTGTGCTGCACCCCTGCCTTCCGCCTGTCACAGTGCAGAGGTTCTGGTCACCCCGATGGGTGTCCAGCCTGCAGACTCCTGTCCTAGCAGCCTGCGGGAGCTTCTCTCGCACTAAAGGTCACTGATGGCGAGAGTCACACTGTGAGATGCTCTTCTTGGCAGTTGTGTGTGGCTGGAGGGTAAAAGTGGGAGACACAGTGAGGAGCTGAGCTGTGGTCCATTCTCAGCAGAGGCCTCAGCCTCCCTTGGGATTTTTGAAAAGAGGACTGGTTCTTAGTGATTGTCTGGTACTGGGACACAGGCTGGGTTTATGGCCGTCGTAGCCCTGGGATTTGGACTGCACTGAAGGGGAGGTGGCTGAAACAGGCTGTGACCGCCACAGGCTGAGGTGAGGACTAAGCTGGTGCTGGTGGCAGTTCTTCCAAGGGTCACATTCCAGAGTTCCCCCACTGGAGCTCTGGCTTCCGCTCTGACTTTCCTCAGCCTTCCCATATGTCCAGTTGTCCAAAATTTGCTGGCTTTCATTTGTTAAGatgttaaatataagaaaatcaagTTAGGAAAGGACCTGGAAGACATCACAAAGAACTAGGTTTCTGTGCACTTTCCTAAGACCTGTGCTCTCTTTGCAGGGCTACTGGTCACAAGCACCTCTGAAATAACTGAAACTAGGAGTTCCCTTCCTCCATCAGGCCTGCTCACCAGTAGGCTTGGCCGACTGCCCCACTGGTCCCAGGACTCTGCCTGTCtgacaggtgcatgccaccatgtctggacTTCTAATGTGGTTCTGGGGGTTGCATCCCGTTATATTTCATCCCGTTTGTTTCTCAAGGAGGAAAGCCGGGCATCTGTGACTTTGGAGGATCCAGTTTTTCAAGTCCCAATTTCCAAAGCCATTCAGCTGACTTCAAATGATGCCGTGAAGACCACGCTGCTGTTGGAACTGGACATTTCAGTAAGTTGTTAGGGAGTTCTTTCTCAACACTGTTGTATCGTGAAGACACGTGGGCCCTTTGGGCGCTTGATTACTACACCCAGGAGGAGGTGCCTCTGGCAGGGCCTGGCCATTTTATTCCTGACCTGTCGTTTTCTCCAAGCCCCTCTCCTTTACTTCAGAGCAGAAGTGAGATGAGGCGTGGCTGGCTCTGGCAGAGCAGAGCGTCGCACCTTGACCACAGCCAGGAGGGAGCAGTGGGATCCAGGCGGCATTTCACCTGCGTCAGGCCAGCGGAAGGACACTGTTCACCTAGGATTAGCCCGCGAGGCAGAAATAAAGCTCAGAGTAGATGGTCAGGGAAGCACCAGCTCCTCAGAGCAGCTTCCTGGTCTGCGGAGACTCTTCGCCCATGGTGTCGGGGCTGTACGTGGCCATTTGACGCCCATCCGAGGGTCCATCTGCATGCGCTCGCTGAGGGTTGTTTTAGTTGTTAAGTCAGCCCTTTATCTTGAAGAACGTCCCAAGAGGCAAAGTCCCAGGAAAATCAGACACTTCATAGTGTCTGTGAACATTCGGTAGAGGCTTCTGATAgaaaaggaaatgacagacagcaaACTTACCGCATTGTGTCTGTGCTAGTGAGAAAGTCCATGTATCTGTTAAATACAGTggggtgtgtgtacgtgtgtgtacgtgtgtgcatgcacacaggcctGCGAGAGATAGAAGGTGATGTTAGGAATGTTCCTGCGATACTCTCTATTCCAGTCACTGAAGCAGCGTGTCTCAGTCATACCCAGAGCTCTCCAGGATGGCTGGGTGTGGGGTGTGCATACCTTGTCTCCCACCCTCAAAGGCTAGTTTTTCAGGTGGCACACACTCAGCCAGCATTTATGTGAATCCTGGGAATCTAAACTTTGCCCTACAAACTCACTGGCTAGAGCTTTctgcccccaccctaccccacgcCCCTGCCAcatagttttgtttgctttgtttaagGTGGTGTCGTACTCTgacaaccaggctggcctgtggctCCCCCGTGATGGGATCGAGGGTGTGCACCGGCACATACAGCACACCGCCCTGGTCTTTTCTAGTAAAAGTGTGTTTGTTGGATGAGTGGACTCACTCAGTTTCGCCTTGGTCCTTCTCTAGAAAACTGAGTTTTCCCACCAACCTGGCGATTCCTTCAATGTGATCTGTCCAAACAGTGACTCTGAGGTTGCAGGTCTGCTCCACAGGCTGCAGCTGACTGACAAACGAGAGCACCGTGTCATCCTGACAGTTAAGACGGACACCAAGAAGAGAGGTGAGATGGCTCTGCCTGTGaccgcacacgcacatgcacgagCACCAGCGACTCCAGGGCTGGCTGCTCCTCGGTGCTGCTCTTATTTGCAGTGAGCAGTATGTGGCAACGCTCACTAGTGGGTGTGGAAGGAGCCCAGAGCCCGTATGTGAAACTCCCATTGTGTTTACTTCTCATGATCATatgttattatataaaaataatttgctgTAAATAAGAGAAGttgttttattacttaaaatactAATATTACTTGCACATAATCTTGAACTTATTCAGTCCTAAgttcctgttttttaaaaagagttatttttattttggggtgtgtgtgtgctggtgcctgATCAAGGCCAGAAAGGGGTGCTGGAtgcctggagctagagttacaggcgtgtgggtgtgggaactgaactggggtcctctagaagaacagctgGCATGcttaataactgagccatctctccagccactgagattacttttaattttcctggAACATGGTCATCTTTTTCACTCTGCTTAGATAGTTTTTATTTGGTACATTTTGAATTTGTCGTTCTTTTACTTCTGTGAAGTGGCTGTTTCTGCCTGACGTATTTGTTTCTGCCAGTGCCTTCTTGAACTTTGCCTCAACATCGCATGGGGTAGCTCTGGAAACTGTCTCAGCAGAGCTGTTGTAACGATGTGTTTGTGGCTGTGTCTTTTCTCTGCCTCATCTACCAGGAGCTGCTGTACCCCAGCATGTGCCCGAGGGCCGCTCCCTCCAGTTCATCCTCACCTGGTGTCTGGAAATACGGGCGGTTCCTAAAAAGGTATTTCTCTTTGTCCCTGAGTGACTCAGAAGACATGCAGCGCGTTTAGGACTTTTGGATGAGCCTGATACCTGCCTCTTAGAGCTATAAGAGATAGTTCAGGTGTCTTTCTAATGTCTTGGAAACGGATCTCCTTCAGCTGCCCTATCACCTGGCATTAATGTCACACAGTAACAGcgacagcctgggctgcactgCGCCCCTCTCCAGGACGCTTCTGAGAGTGCAGGGCTCTCCCCGTCTCCATCACCTGCTGTGTGACAGCAGATCTGTATGGTGCTGCTGGGTTACTGCTGAGTGGGAATCTTTGGGAGCTGGAAGGGTTTGGCGGCGTCTTTTGACTGTAGAGGGATTTTAGGATAGACTGAGCCACTAGAGGTCAGTATTACATCGGGAACTGTATTTCAAATGCTTGCagctatttttttcctaaactgcTGTGCTGGACGGGAACCATCTGAGCAGGCCGACAGTGCTAATACAAGACAGGCTTCTGTCCCGTTGAGCGGGTGCCTACGCACTGCTGGTCTTGGGTAGTAAACCGCCTTAGAGTCTTAGACACAGAATTCATTTTGATGAGAACTTTCTAcgtttaattaattcagtttggCTTTAACTTTACCtgctttttaagttttacaaagtatatgtaaatatattttctttactatACAAAATATGCTGTGTGTAAAATATCTGTGTGGATGTGACATCAGATGTCAGAGTTTTATAATCACACCCTTGGAGTTTAATTCTGGAATCTAATTCCTGTCCCACATCAAGTCCACGTGCTCTGGTGTGGAAAGACGGAGGGTTTTTTAATGTACGCATCATATTCATTGGCTTGATCATGAACATGTTTGGAGATTTTCCATGGTGGAGGAAATGTCTAAATAGACATTTCCGTACTATGGTAGTCTTTGCACACATGTTTGGAAcatatgtgtaaaataaattttttcgaGTATATTTGGAACTTCaaattatttatactttaaagCCTTGAAACGTTTTCTGCTATTtcagcttgttctctctcttccgTTTCTTAGTCATTCGTTCATTCGTTCAAGACAAGGTCTCGCGATAGAACTGtgactggcttgaactcacagagctagCCCTGACCACAGAGCAGCTCACTGCCGGCCTCTCTCCACAGGCGTTTCTGCGCGCCCTGGTGGACTGCACCAGCAGCGCGGCTGAAAAGCGAAGGCTGCAGGAGCTGTGCAGTAAGCAGGGGACCGCCGATTACAACCGCTTCGTCCGAGACGCCAGCGTCTGCCTGCTGGACCTCCTCCTCGCCTTCCCGTCCTGCCACCCTCCACTCAGCCTGCTGCTCGGTGAGTCGTCCCTGCCCGGGCTCCAGTAAAGGAGGCTGGCCGTTCGTGTCTCGCCGTGGGTTTTGTGCAGATACAGGGTGGCCACATCTAAAAGGGGGTGACCGGTTACAGTGACATTTGGGCTCCCTCCTGGAAGCCACAGTTCCTCCCTCTTTCacacattctgatttttttttcctttttttcccgtAATTAATGTCACTGTCATCTTCTCTATTAATTTATccaattgtgattttttttttcaaagaatttagcatcttttctcgtttttttcttttcagtgaagTAGTGTAGCTGAGTTTTATCGAGCAGTAGCTGTTCGGAGCGAGAGTGATTTCAGCAATCAGAATGTGGTGTAACTGGGTGTAGCGTGCGCCCTGtgtaggaggcagaaacagtccCGTCCAGATGCAGAAGTCAGGAGGTCAGGAGCAAGGGGGCCCTGGTAACACAGACTGACACTCCGTGGTGGCCGTGAGCCTTTCTCAGTTGCCTGCATTTGTTTGCCACAGTGGAGCAGAGCTGTTTACCAGTCACATGTGTATGTAGTCCTCGTGTTGAGCCAGCAGGGGGCGCTTGGAGGCCTGTTCTAGCTAGACTTTGTGTTCCTTTGGtttcttagtaattttttttcccttattttcctcccaaaaaaaaaattttgggggggggggggggggggggaaatcactATGTAAGGCTCATCTCTCCCATTCCAATGTCTAAGCCAGCTGGCTGGTACTTTTCGGCTTCGTGGTGTTATGGAAAACTTAAGATGAATTCTTTACTGAACTTTATTTACCTGCTTTATTAAGACTAAACAGTTTTAGAAGGAATATTTCAAAGTTTTGCCCAAGTAAACTAAAAATAGAGCCTGTTATtcacaaaaattacaaaatttgtAAGCAGATAATTAAAATATGGGTCGTTTATGTTGCTTTTCCACAAGTCCCTGTGCATCTTGAAGCGTCTGGCTTCTGAGGAAGTTGGTTTTTATCACGTATATAAACACAGGAAGTGAAAGGTCATCGTGCTCCTACTTTCTAAAATTGCTGACTGATATTTTTGAGGCTTTGGCTTTATTTCCCATCTGGAAACTCCGGGACATGTCTCTTCGGCAGCTCCGTAGACACGTGAAAGCAGTGAGCCTGCTGGCTGAGGGCCACTGATGGCTCCGTTCTTCTTCATGTCCTCGTCCCTGAGACCAGCGTGGGGGGAGGGATCAGTGGGCCATGTGctataaaatcctttaaaagaGAACATCTTGTTTTGGATATTGTAAATAAGAAAGTTCAGTATAGGCCTGGGTTCTGTTCTGTGCCTGAGTTAATtgcctatttttactttttagaacagctgcccagactccagcCTCGGCCGTACTCATGTGCGAGGTATGAACACTTACTAACACGACGCACAGTTCCTAAGTCCTGCCACACGGGAACTTCAGATCACTAGTGACCGGGCCAGGTGCTGCATACGCCCCTGCTCTCTAGAGCATAGTGTAGAGCACGGTGTAGGCATGGTGTAGACACGGTGCAGACACGGTGTAGACACGGTGTAGAGCATGGTGTAGACATGGTGTAGACACAGTGTAGAACATGATGTAGACATGGTGTAGACACGGTGTAGACATGGTGTAGGCATGGTGTAGACATGGTGTAGGCATGGTGTAGACATGGTGTAGGCATGGTGTAGACATGGTGTAGGCACGGTGTAGACAAGGTGTAGGCACGGTGTAGAGCATGGTGTAGACATGGTGTAGACACGGTGTAGACATGGTGTAGACACGGTGTAGAGCATGGTGTAGACATGGTGTAGACACAGTGTAGAACATGATGTAGACATGGTGTAGACACGGTGTAGACATGGTGTAGGCATGGTGTAGACATGGTGTAGGCACGGTGTAGGCACGGTGTAGACATGGTATAGGCACAGTGTAGGCACAGTGTAGACATGGTGTAGGCACGGTGTAGGCGTGTTGTAGAGTACAGTATAGACACGGTGTAGGCATGGTCTACACACAGTACAGTGCAATCTGAAGAGCCCAGGACTTCTGTACCCTGGGAGTTTGTGCCTGACAATCCATGTTCCCGTTTAAGGCAGTAGGCTGAGGTCTCACcatccctgggcagctgaggagctgGCAGAGTGAGTGCTAGCCTGGCCCTTCCAatgccctgcccctgcccctgcccctgcagcAGGGGTGCTGTGGGAGCGCGTTCACCCTCCATTCTTACATAGTACAGCACGGACTGAGGTTGGTGAAGTTCTCCTGGTGGTTTCTTCACTTTCATACCTGtcagctttataaataatacccaGTGCATTTGTCCCCTGTCATTGGCACAGTAATAAACTCAGTCGGGTAAATACTGAGTAGAGAATCTTGAAGGAAGAGCCTTGGGGCATCTCACTTCCTAGATAGAACTGGAGCCTTTCCTGAAAGACCTCACCATGCGGAAGCAGGGGTTAAGATGGCTCTTGTCTAGGGCGGCGTCATGGTGGATTGGAGCCCCCATTCTCCCAGCACAGTGAGACAGCAGCATCCGTTCCTGTGTCGTTGCAGCTCGAGCTTACTCCATCCCGACAAGCTTCACTTCGTGTTTAACATCCTGGAGTGTCCGTCCCCCACCACAGCGGCCGCACCGCGGAAGGGGGTGTGCACAGGCTGGTTGGCCACATTGGTCGCGCCATTCCTTCAGCCAAACACGGAAGCTCCGCACACAGACCGCCCTGATGCCCTGGCTCCTGAGGTACTAGGACGGTGTGAACTCAGCTCGGCCTGAGCTCTGCTCTCACCTGACTGGGCACTGTCACATGTTAAACATGCAGCTGTCATTGTCTGTTGTTGCTCCTCGCGTGTGTGGAAAAGAATGCATTTCTGTGACTGCCCTTGACTGTGGGCAGCGATGTCTCCCAGTGCTGTGTCCCAGCTGGGTAGTGGTATGATCTTACTATGTATCCTGATCGTAGCTACCCTGCACCCCTACTCCAGCTTCCCCCGGGACACCCCCATTCACACTCCATCCCAGCTCGTGTCctgattcattcatttactttaaGTTACTGAGTTCAGTTAGTGCTCTCCATATGCTGAGTGTAGACCCGTCCACTGGGCACCGGGACATACCGGTGGCCACAGACTCGGAGAAAACTGACCCCCCCAGCCATCAGCTCCAACAAGTCCTACCCTGGGGGCTGCTTGTGTTTACACTTCTTAGCCTGCCTTCCTAGTCACTTATTCCATAGCTAATGCTTTTAACTCACAGGTGAAAAAGTCTGCTAAGTAAAAGCACTTTTGATATGAGTAGAAAAGGAAATACTTACAAAACAAactgttccttcttcctctgtcatACGAGACGTGTTCAAGGCTCTAGTCGGGTCTGGCGCTGCTGTGTGACCGAGTGCTGCTTCTCCGAGAGGAGTTGACACCTACGCACCCTCACGAGCTCAGTTACGTGCTCGTCCGTGCTCGCCTGGGTTGTCTTTGCACTCACCAAAGCCGGTTCAATATTCCAGATATTGATCTCTCCTCGAGCAACACCTTCTTTCCGCTTACCAGATGACCCTTCGGCCCCCATCATGATGGTGGGCCCAGGAACTGGCGTAGCACCCTTCATTGGCTTCCTCCAGCACAGGTGTGTGTTCCTTGTCCTCGGGTGGAGACAGCACACATTTTGTCTTCAGTCATGTTAGAATAGTGGGTGTTGGTCGTGAAATTTTTACCTTAAAAGGTTTTCATCTACTGTCAGTTATTTGTTCCAGTGGGGAAGGTGTTTTTCAGTCTCTGCTCCAAGTCTGGAGCTTCCCTGTGTATGGCGACATTTCTAGCTGTCACTCTGCGTGTTCATCTCTGCTGTGGATTATAGCATATGTCCTTGGGGAGAAATTTAAGGCACACCTTTGTGCTGTGGCGGGTATAGCTGTCCCTGTCCTGAGCTGGGTCAGTATTCGCAGGTACACCTGTAGCGGCTGTCTAAAGCTAGCCCAGACTAGAAGAGTGGCCTAGGGGGGATCTAGAAGAGCAATGTGGTAGAGCGGACTGatctggcttctctcttcttcctcaagcTCTGTTCTTCAGGCCCTAACTCTCACCGCCTGTGGTGACAGTGACCAAGCTATCAACTCCCTCATGCTGTGCTCACCCGTCCATTGGCTCCTCTGTGTGGGCTGATGCTGAGACAGCACAATATTGAAGTGTGGTGAAGCAAATCACACACTccattgtagacagaagtttctgtcccacctggtccctcaGCCATTCAGCTACAAACACACAGATGCTTATCTCAATTAGAAACTGGCCTGCTAGCTCAGGgctattattaactaactcttacaacttaaattaacccataattcttatctatgtttagccacgtggcttggtacctcaaTCAGTgcaacattctcatcttgcttcctctgtttctcagTGGTGACCGCAGACTgagcatttcctcttcccagaattttcctgttctggtcactccacctctacttcctgcctgactactggccaatcagtgctttattaaatcaatacaagtgacaaatctttacagattaCAAGGACatttatcccacagcacttcgTGACCTGGAGCCAAAGAGAGTGCATGGCAGGGGCCCCATGACCTCCTTTGGGGTTACATCCCCGGTTAACGAGAGGCTGTGTTAAGTGTTCTACCTCTTAAACCTCTGCCACCTACCGGGTCCCCTCTCAGAACCAAGCCTTTAGCACCTGAAGTTCCGAGAGTTACTCTCTAAAGGAGGACTGGTGTGTAATTTGTTAGGATGTCTGCTCAGTGTGAGCAAGAGCCCAGGGTCAGTCCTGCGTGCTGTGGCATATAATCCCAGATAATATCCAGACATAGCAAGCGCTGATACAGTGTGAAGGTGGGTTTTACAGACCTGCTGCTTGGCGATACTTCCTGATAAGATATTAGTTCATGTGCTCACTGTATCAAAcattgtctttt
This genomic interval carries:
- the Mtrr gene encoding LOW QUALITY PROTEIN: methionine synthase reductase (The sequence of the model RefSeq protein was modified relative to this genomic sequence to represent the inferred CDS: deleted 1 base in 1 codon), which produces MRRFLLLYATQRGQAKAIAEEISEQAVSHGFAADLHCVSESGKYDLRTETAPLVMVVSTTGTGDPPDTALKFVKEINDKTLPTDFFAHLRYGLLGLGDSEYTYFCNGGKVIDKRLQELGAQHFYDTGHADDCVGLELVVEPWIAGLWAALTTLFKTLREQEEMREAPPRPADAPSDTAVGPQLLHVQSQVECLRLEDADKRDPEVWGQMKQTESDKALIEDFESSLVCSVPPLSQASLSIPALPPEYLEVHLQESPGQEESRASVTLEDPVFQVPISKAIQLTSNDAVKTTLLLELDISKTEFSHQPGDSFNVICPNSDSEVAGLLHRLQLTDKREHRVILTVKTDTKKRGAAVPQHVPEGRSLQFILTWCLEIRAVPKKAFLRALVDCTSSAAEKRRLQELCSKQGTADYNRFVRDASVCLLDLLLAFPSCHPPLSLLLEQLPRLQPRPYSCASSSLLHPDKLHFVFNILECPSPTTAAAPRKGVCTGWLATLVAPFLQPNTEAPHTDRPDALAPEILISPRATPSFRLPDDPSAPIMMVGPGTGVAPFIGFLQHREKLQEQHPDGNFGAMWLFFGCRHKDRDYLFREELRRFLKIGVLTHLKVSFSRDAPPEGEEAPAKYVQDNLQRHSQQVARTLLQENGCIYVCGDAKNMARDVNDALVEIVSKEAGVSKLEAMKTLAALKQEKRYLQDIWS